Within the Telopea speciosissima isolate NSW1024214 ecotype Mountain lineage chromosome 4, Tspe_v1, whole genome shotgun sequence genome, the region gatttagtatggagaactcctaGAGGAGAAGTGTTCCCTTCAAACATGGAGTCAgcctttccagatctcaatgtcctcagtctcagacagacattgaagagatgaagaggattccctatgcctcagtagtaaggagtcttatgtacgctatattGTATACAAGAcaggacatttgctatgcagtaggtatggtaagtcattatcaatctaaccctggacgggagcattggagtgctgtcaagaatatcctcaagtacctgagaaggactaaggaatatttcttggtttttggatctgatcagttgtcagtaatGAGATACACagatttggatttccaaactgacaaggatgacagaaaatccacgtccaggatggtatatctaatgggtggaggtgccattatgtggcggagtgcgaaacaaaagtctacagccgattctactaccaaagcagaataccttgcagttTGTGATGCAgtaaaagaaggtgtttggttgaGAAAATTCCTATTAGATTTGGAGTTAGTCcttgatcttgtcaagggccctattcccctgttatgtgacaacagaggggccattgcacaagctaaggagcctagggctcatcagaggaacaagcacgtgcagcgaaagtatcacctcatcagagagattatgcagcagggtgacgtgagtatctccaaagtggatacaactaaaaatgtgtctgatgccatgacaaagggtttgtcaccaggtgtgtttgagaaacacatggagggcatgggtttaaaatgtatggggaattggctttgatgtacaagtgggagattgttggacaagtatgtgtccatcaaacccggtttggttcggttcaacccggttcacctttatattgaatatttatacattttagtttaatattgtcacatccGATATGAACATTttaagcattatgtgtccgtaagttatacttaaaatggtagtcacgactagggtttgggctggacacccttatcatatggtcgtcgcattgggtatgcctagacatgtgatgtcagggtacgaatacgagtgctcacatgtttgatgtgtgcattggcgaagaacctactttgtcgattccctcatgtattattgccagatgtaggaagggatagacatgtgtcaccgataccctgtacctgagggaaccctgtcactgcaaagtgtgatcgcattctttggttcatcaatgactgagactcaagcgagtcaaagccgatgttctgggaatgcgtgaatactttgtgagtgaaggagttatccaatacggtcaccactgcccgattggggaacaccaagatagagactgtctgtgcatggtcggattagaatctggatccaatactgttttagaaatggttttgtaaaatttattttatataaaatgatacattatttatagttattttaaataaagtgtttaatcgagttttgcgggacccgatcagatgcacagacgctcttatatggacatgtactatggattggggtttggcagtacatgtgtatatgccctagattccataatgatggtgttgattagtggggggggggttgtttatgataaattattatcatatagggagttatttagaatttactaatttaattgtctctttatttaattaatggatttggtgctaattgtaattatccattaataattaaataaagaatctaattaatactttccctattagattctgcttcttcacctctgtagtactttgagtttaaacataactgccaaactgagagagagagagtcagactctcactagggctctattaaatctatctaggatttaattaaaccctattattataaataggggaccaacacGTAGGAGGgagagaagctctccacgtttttggagcagacactctctctcctacatttttggtttctctctctccctcttgtgatctctcttcttcttcttgcttctctcacctgtgtttgagagttaaggtttgtgaaaccctagatctgtgctcaGGAGTTCGAGGGCATCtaggattggcgtgtagaaccttggtagcaccattggaggttcagatctgtttgcttggagcgctcactggaggaagaaccactgtctattggaggagcaacacttgtgGCTCACCAGTTTAGCAgttttttattaattcctttAGTTCATTggttattaatatttatgggatgcgaaagaaactcgaatcgattaatttctgctgcgcattcgagtatgggatggatccctcttgctatgtgatggactagagatgaatttctccgtccctattgtgataattaattttatgggacgcaatagggaaggagaaaccctaatagggatgcaccaggatTCCCATGGACGAtcatgaaaaaccctaaaatttaattgggcacccatgggacaccatgggataacccagggcgtgcaaaaccctaatttttctgtatattggtttccctagggaaccatggcttgatccctggaccggtGTTTCACCAACAAACACCCCATACTTTGTTGAATTATGCCCTCAAAGTTTTGACAATCAGTCCCAATATTTTCATAAATGACTTCCAATTGTACTTtgcttgttgcattctttcgaGCATCCCCTTTGCCTCGGTCTCCAATACGCTCCCTGTATATCCAAAATTCATAGAAGCATCCACAAATTCCTCGTCAAAAACAATCACATATGCTCATCTTCCTTCAGAACAATCAGTAGAAAAAACTCTCATCCAACATGATTacgaaatttaccaaaaaaaaagcatgATTATGAAAGAATCAGAAAAGAGCAGCTCATAGTATTCGTATTGGTTTAAAGTAACTGCCTGGGTAGAAGATGGGTTGTGATTAGTAGAGAAATACAACAACCCTAAATCTACTATCCACCTATggatatttttcaaaatgttCATGGGATTATATCAACATTTAGTGGTTAAACTTTGATTTCTTTCTATGcacaagaaataataattaatagagaggacaaaaattataaaaaaaacatatatggTTTAGTAAGAGAAGAGAATCTTAATAGGATTTTTTACAACATTAAAAAGTGATGGTGTGAAGATATTCtaattttaaaccaaaaaatcatGCTGCATTTTTTACAACATTAGAAAGTGATGGTGTGAAGCTATTCtaattttaaaccaaaaaaatcatGCTGCATAGATACTTTTTGAAAAGTTGCAAGATGAAATAAGTGTCAATCTGTTTATCTTTCACAAGAACAAAAGGTCCAGCTATCATCATTATTCAAAAACTAACCTAGGAGGCCCTTGTGATCCCTTTGTTAAGCATCTTGCATATAAAGAGTTTGAACTTGGGGTGAATCTTATATTTCCAGAGGATTATATTTCCAGAGGAGAATTCATATAATATTATCGAACAAGAAATCATCATACACAGTCATAGCAAGAGGGATTCTAACAATCTTCATTGCGATATCAGGAATgaacaattaattaattaaaaggaTATTCCAACTTCTTCCACATATTAAATCAGAGATCTATTCAACAAGGGATGAGTAACATCTCTAATTCATTGTTACACAACCTCTCTCTACCCTGTGTGTCAGGCTTTATTTGTGGAGATTCGAACCTAAGATTCTATGATCGAAGCACATCGTCCTAAACCAGCCGAGCAAACCCGTGGGGGTAATATGTTTGTAAGAAAACATGTGTATGCTACCACATTTTTTTCCTGAAAGAATAGGTGGTAGTAGCATAAATGTATTTCCAATTAAGCTTAATAACATGACCTAGTTAATTTGTGCCACTTGGCAATCTACTTGgccttcaaattttatttttggttttaccaaaataaaaaaaaaaaattttttggtAATAACTTGGCCTTCGATTTAGATCATCATTCCTTGACTACCCATGAAATTTGAGTTCTGATTTTATACAtggataaaaagaaaataaaaaaattcaattatgGTAAGAGATTTCATGCATGACTGTGCATGGTGAACAGTCGCACATGAAGCCATTGGATAGGAACAATGGTCTCCTTTAAATACCCGGATTACCCCTTATTTTAGGAATCGTCAATGGGGTTTCCGCGGCCATGAAAAGATGACATGACTGTGATCTAATCACAGAAATCATCGGACCTTGTAACTCTTAATGAAGACCTGCTCAACTGCCTTCATCAGCAATCTGGGCAAAGTCATTGCCCAAAATCCACTCCATTCAGAGGCAGTCAAGGGGTTACTGGTGAGGGTTTGAGTACAGTCGGTACacttcttatctttttttttttatttttttttagaaaagataTATCAGTAACATACAACTTATGTCTAGTACGTCTGGCTGGAATAGCCAGATCATTAGCAACCAACCAGAATACAATTCCCGGTTTGCGTACTAAAACACATTAGAAAAAGACTTCAAAATATTCTTGATGTCCCATAGAGCGATAAAAACTTAACTGCCCATGGTCATTGAAGAGTAGACTGGGTGAGCCACTGAATCAAATTAAGACAATCAGTCCAAATGTTGAGAGGTCCGTCTCCCAATGATCCTATTTGCTGCAGTCCAATGAGTAATCCTTTTGCTTCGGCCTCCTGAGCTGTTCTACATAGACAAAGTCCGAACAAGTACATACaaaattatttttgtaaatAACAATAACCACCCAAACAGCTACTCCAGGTGTTGGAATTACCCCAATAACACAGTGGATTCGGATCGGGATGGTAATCTTTTTCGTTTGGATTcaagagaacaaaataaaaattcaaaagagaAAATGATCTTAGTTACCTTAGAACTGCAatcgaagctcctcctccaaataaTAGTTATTCTACAGCCGAGCGAAAGATGGGTCGGCTTGTTCAACTCTTGGAATGCTCCGATCAAACGTAACCAGAAGTGACACAACTCATCACTCAATTAGGGTTTCATAAACACCAAAAACACTCACACCTCGTACACAcaaaggagggagagggagagggagagggagagaaaaagtggaagaggagagagagggaaaacCACATAAAACATGGAAGCTCTCTCccctttctcttttatatataattcCTCTTTAGTGGGATTGCTATGACAAATTAAAGTTTCTAAAACTTAAACTTGTCTTTTTGCCTTGTGCAAGTGAGGTTTCCAAAATCGTCACTTGCCAACTTTTGTGAGTATTGTCCACTTGCGATTTTTGTACAACATCTTTGCTTCTAAAGTGAGAAGAGGTAGAATCTCAAAGAGATTGTTATCTCTTTAATTATGGTTAACCATATAatctaattatattttatttattgtcataaaaaaagataattaaCCAATTTAATATTCCCAAATATTGTCATGcacaattaaactctttaatttgtATTTATGACCTTCCACTAATCCAATATCGCATAATGAACTATAGGGCATGTAATTAAATACTACCAACCCCTAATTCATTGTACAAATCCATTTCAGAGATTCTGTGATTGTGATTGGACGTccgaaaaatattttaaataaatttaaatacataaataattatttttcatattacaaaatagttttgtaaacaatttacaaaaatgaCACTGGGTACCAGATTTATATCCGATCCATCACAgactttttctctctccttgataTTCCCGAATTAAcggcagtggattccatgttgagcatctctttcattAACAATGCATGATCATGTGTCcagtgcaccgatatatagtccaTAGAACGTCAACCATTGGTTTACCAAAATAAGTGATCCATCATTGCAACAAATAGGATCTCTTAGGTCAAAGGTCAACCAACGGGTATGAATCTCGTTTTCAAACAACTGGCAGTAACACATGCGAGATTCTTACCAGATTTTTTTCTATACACACACAATGTGTACCCACATTTATGCAccgaaaactcatttttggtaACATATAATGTGACGATCATATGAACAGGATGTCTGTTTCTGTCCCTAGCCGAGAACTGTTTTAGGTGAAAACCCATGGAACAACTTACAAGCCCAATAAAACATATGTCATGCGTAAAAAGGAATAAACACTTTATTAATTAAAccagatttgatggacacatatccaacaatctcgcacttgtacatcaaagccaatctcCCATATGCCTTACACCCATAGAATCTACATGTTTCAAAAACACAACTGGTGCTAAGCCTTTGGTCATGGGATCCGACACATTGTCTGCTGAGTCAACCTTCATGACAGCTACATCACCTTGTTGGATGATCTCCCTGAtcaggtgatacttccgctgcacatGCTTGTttctctgatgagccctaggctcctttgCTTAAGCTATTACCCCTTTGTTGTCATAATACAATGGAATTGGATATTTGACAAGCTCGGGTACAACACTAAGATCGCTCAAGAATTTTTTCAACCAAACTGCTTCTTTGGCTGCATCGCTGGCTGCAATGTACTTAGCCTCAGTGGTAGAATCAGCCTTAGACTTTTGTTTTGCACTCCTCTATATAACACCTCCACCACCCATCATGAAAATCATCCCtgacgtggattttctatcatctttGTCGGTCTAAAAATCAGAATCTGTATACCCCATGACTGACAACTGTTCAAACCCATAAACCAAGAAATGATCCTTAGTATTTCTTAaatacttgaggatattcttgatagcATTCCAATGCCCACGTCCAGGATTGGACTGATACTGGCTCACAATCCCTACAGAATAGCAAATGTCTGGCCTTGTACACAATATGGCATACATGAGACTTCCTACTACCGAAGGATAAGGAATTATCTTCATCTCCTCAATGTCCTTTTGAGATTGAGGGCATTGGGATTTGGAGAGGCTTACTCCATGCCTAAAAGGAAAGTTTCctttcttggagttctccatattaAACCTAgccaagactttgtctatatatgTAGATTGTGATAAGCCTAACATCCTTCTCTtacgatctctcacaagcttaatcCCAAGGATGTAACTAGCTTCGCCtaggtctttcatcgagaatGTAGAGGACAACCACTTCTTCATAGATGAAAGCATACCTACATCATTTCCTATAAGTAGTATGCCATCCACATACAGTAATAGGAAATACACCGCACTCCCACTGAGTTTCTTGTAAACACaaggttcatccatgttttgttcAAAGCTAAACGTTTTGACAGTTTGATCAAAACGGATGTTCCAACTCCTAGAAGCCTGCTTGAGACTATAACTGGATCTCTGcaacttgcacactttgttcTGATCAATACTTGAAGAGAACCCTTTTGACTgatgcatgtagatttctttctcgagaaatccattcagaaatacagtttgtacatccatctgccagatttcataatcaaagtgtgctgcaaTGGCCAACAAAATCCTAattgatttcatcatcgctaccgCAGAAAAGATTTCATCATAAATCACACCCTCTTATTAGGTGTAACCTTTAGCTACCAGTCTGGCCTTGAATCTTTCAATGTTCCCATCAAcgcctctcttcctcttgaagatccacttgCATCCAATGGGCTTGACGCCTTGTGGTGGATCAACTAGAGTCCAGACATTGTTTGAgtgaatcgatttcagagcgcatagCTTCCAGCCACTTATTTGCGTCTACATCTTTAAGTGCCTCAGAATAAGTATACAGATCATCATCCGTCTCAGTGGagaccatgtggaactcttccacagtcttttcttcttctgtaagAAGAGTGAAACGTTTGGGTGGCCTAATGGTCCTCCCACTATGTCGAGGCTCTTGAGTGCTGATTGGTGTAGGGTTTAAGTTAACTGGGTCATCTACTGGGATTGTCAAATCCGGTTCAGAAGACAATTCTTCAATAACCACTGGTTCAGTTCTTTTAGAGATTAGGCCCTCCTCAATGAAAGTAGCATGCTTACTAATGATGACCTTTTGGTTAGtggggtcatagaaataataaccTATCGTGCCCTTGGGGTAACCTAAGAAAAAACATCTAGAAGTGCGGGgttccaacttatctgtctgttgcttGCGAACATGCGCAGGataaccccaaaccctaaaatgatTTAGGCTAGGCTTGCGcccataccataattcaaatGGAGTTTTAGGTATAGATTTGGTTGGTACCctattcaaaatataaatcGCAGTGTCTAGAGCATACCCCCAAAAAGATAAAGGTAGCTCACTAAAAGTGAGCATGGTCCTGACCATGTTCAACAAGGTCCTATTGCGCATTTCtgacacaccattttgttgtggcaTGCCAGGGTTTGTCAGTTGTGACACAATTCCTTCTGAAGTGAGATATCCTTTGAACTCATTTGATAAATACTCTCCTTCTCGATCTGATCGAagggacttgatgcgtttatctaACTGTCTTTCGGCCTCTGCCTGAAACTCCTTGAACTTTTCAAAAGTTTCAGACTTTTTACGCATCAAGTAGATATAACCATACCTAGAGTAGTCATCAGTAAAAATCACAAAGTATTCGAAACCATATCTCGCTTGAATATTCatggtccacacacgtcagtatgTATAAGTTCTAACAGATCACTGGCTCTcttgcctttattgctaaagggtttcttggtcattttgccttgaaGGCACGATTCACAAGTTGTGTAAGGTTCAACTTTTAGACTTTCTAATGGTCCATCCTTAACCAACCTGTTAATCCTATCTATGTTAATATGACCTAATCTGAGATGCCATAGGTATGTAGAACTCATTGGAGCTCTCTtacgtttcaaatcaacatttgaaatttCATTCGTTTTAACTGAggaatctagaaaatacaaaccattttgcatatatctagaAACTATGAATTTATTGTTCAAACGAATTGTTAGAGAaacattaaaggaaaaactataacCGTCTTTAACAAGTTTAGAGacagaaacaatgttcctcTTAAAAGAAGGAACGTGATAACAATCCTTTAACAAAATAGTACTAGAATCAAATTCTAAACTAAAATCTCCAACAACCATTGCCATGGCTTCAACTCCAGTGCCTATCCTTAGACGCACTTCATTCCTGTCAAGTCTTCTTGTCActttgaacccctgcaacatatTGCAGACATAGACAGTGGATCCagtatccaccaaccaagagttAGATTGCTCAAAAGACAAGCTTGACTCATAAATGACAAGAGTGGTAAAATTACATTCTTTAGGGGTTTCATCCGACTTCTTCTTAGTAGCAAGGTAAGCACGATAATTCCTTTTTCAGTGACCATCATTTCCATAAAAGAAGCATTTCCCTTTGGGTTCTGCAGTTTTCTTCTGTATCTTTCCACCCTTGCCCTTAAGGGTCTTACCCTTGTTGGCCTTGTTCTTCTTCCGTTTATTCTTGGAATTATAACCTTTAACTTCTATGGCATTGACCTCacccttttctttcttaagtGCTTTCTCCACCTCTTGTAAAATATTGCCCACCTCAGTCAGCTCAGCATCCAACCTATTCATGTTGAAGTTGCAGACAAAAGGGCTATATGCTATGGGGAGAGAGTTAAAGATCACATTTCTTTTGTACTTAATAGTGAAGGAAGTATCCAGGGTTTCCAGTTTCTCGAACAAATTTCTCATCTTCATGACATGATAGATGACTGGAGTTCCCTCTTTCATTTTGGTATTATGGATAAGACCAACAAGCTTATGGTGCTCATGCACATTAGTCTGACTAAAAAGTTCCTTGAGCTTATCCATCATACCCTTGACAGAGGTTATGCCTTTCATAGAGTCAGTGATCGATTTATCAACTGATCCAAGGATGTATAATATAGCCTTTGAATCACATGAATGAAAATATTCGTAGGCTTCTTGctgatcataatcatcatcaacGGGTTTCAGAGGGGCCACTTCATCAAGAACTTCAGATAGACGTTCCGCAGTCAAAAGTAACATAATACTCCGATGTTAGTCATTGTAATTGGGTCCTTTTAGTTTGTAGTCATTGATAAGGGCCAAGAGGGTAGAGTTAACAGAGGTCGTCATCGCACTAATATCTACACATATACAAGATATAATCAAACGCATGCACATAAAAACAAAACCATTGAATTCTAGCGGGCGAAACATAGACAATGGTTTTTCACAATTCAAGATTCCCTCTTATCTTGTAATGTGAATTGGAACAAACCAATCCTTGTACACACAACTTACCCTATCAGGAATCATTGCACATACGGTGATTGGGTGGACTATGCTGTTTGCCTCCAAGGCTTCCAATAtctttggccacctgagtgtcatgtctagatcctatcggctgacacacactcaagtcatgtGTTTTCTTATCAAATCGAACTGAATCACAGTATCATGAGAGATGGTCCACTATCGCAGTGCCCCCTCACTACCTGTGTCCATTTTCTATCCCATGGGAAGTAGTGTaaaccattgaaaataaaacCTTAACAACGTCCTATCGGCTCTATTGTGGGGGTCGTACTATCAACCTCTACATCCAGTATTGATAAGGGGCCATGGATATGATCTATCAATTAAGATTCATCCATATCACACATGCTTTTTAACAGTTGAGGGTAATCGCAAAACACAATTATATATCATCATATACAACATCACACATCATATGCTTGTTAACTAAATTAACAATTAATTGTGGTTATGGGATGGCTAGGTTAGTGGAAATAATAACGAATTATTACTCCCACTAAAATAGAATATTAAattaatatttataatatggaaaCCATGCATCTTATGCATCATTATGATGCACACAACTTGCGCAAACTCCATAGTTAACATCTCCATGCGAATCTCCATCTCCATGCGACATCGTGTATGTTCTTCCACCTTTTCGTACACCATCAAGTCTCCACCGGTTGAAATTacattgaaaaataaattacaacctatgtctatacactttcctttcatAAAGAAACCCCCTTGGaaaaaccaacccaccatttgggctgtcCACGGGGTGGAGTACAtgattttataaaaaagaaggggagaggagagagatagagaaggagagagcaCAACACATTACATCCACATTCCATTCATCACATGAATAATAGCCATCCATAGATTTAATTTTAAATCCATTCCCATAACCACCACCAGTATGATATAATAAGGATCTCCGTGTAAAAACTCAAATTTTAACCAATTAGGATTCCACACATCATATGCATGTAACATAATGTACATCTTATGTACAATATAATACAAAACACCGTAGGCCCACATCGAAGCCCATCATAATTAAACACTTTAATTAATACTTTTACAAgaatgggtgaagagattctctcttgtcccatcttcttcttctcatcaaGCATGAGTCTGActtatactctttttttttttgttttttttttttaatattctgcAAGTATTATACCTACTGGAGAGGGGAGCGTAGCTGCGGCATCACAACCGCTACTTACGTGCACGCACATGGGCAGAGGCTGCGGGTTGCAGCCACTGGCACACGAATAGCATCATTGGCATGCTGTGCTTAGGCTGAAGTGGTTGCATCGGTTGTAATGGTCATGAGATGGGAGTGATTTTATCTTCAAAAAGTAAAAGACAAAGCAATgatggatttttgaaaaagttttcaaaacctaCGTTGACATCAAAACCcttttaaaatcaaaacccttttaaaGTAATATAAATTCAATTCATGTCATGATGATTGTGACACCTCCATCATCATACTTTTAacctccctttctttttcttaatcaAAGTTCCATTATACCATACTCATTCACTATTCCTGAACAGTAATCCATCAAAACCTATATGTTTTAAAATCTAATTTCAAACACTATTTGCCCCTTTTGTAATCGGTTACTGTTCGTTTGAACCGAATAGTGTCAAAAatgattttaataaaaaaataaatcctaatTGAAAATCACCATTA harbors:
- the LOC122659219 gene encoding uncharacterized protein LOC122659219, with protein sequence MLLLTAERLSEVLDEVAPLKPVDDDYDQQEAYEYFHSCDSKAILYILGSVDKSITDSMKGITSVKGMMDKLKELFSQTNVHEHHKLVGLIHNTKMKEGTPVIYHVMKMRNLFEKLETLDTSFTIKYKRNVIFNSLPIAYSPFVCNFNMNRLDAELTEVGNILQEVEKALKKEKGEVNAIEVKGYNSKNKRKKNKANKGKTLKGKGGKIQKKTAEPKGKCFFYGNDGH